CAGCGACAGGGCGGCCCGACCGGCAGCGCCGCCGACCAGGCGGCGGCTGGTGATCGCGCTGGTGCGGAAATCGCGGGCGAGATCGCTGAAGCCCACCGAAATCTCGACCGGCAGGTCGGTTTCCTGGCCCCGGGTCAGGGCCAGATCGTCCTGCGGCCGCGCCTCGGCCACCAGATCATCGGTGGCAAGGGCGATGCCGGCGCCCTGCCCGCGCGGCAGGAAGCGCAGCACACCGGCGCTCTCCACCGCGTCGAAACCGAAGGCCTGCATCAGGGCCTCGACCTCGCCCCGCGGGCTGAGCGGACGGTCGCGCAGATAGCCCGGCACGACGGCGTGCAGGGCGCTGACATCGATATCGTCCGGCCCCAGGCCGACCCGGGCGCACAGATGGGCGACCAGGCCGGCCAGGTCGGCGAAGCCCACCTTGCCGTTCAGCCAATGGCCCAGCGGCCACAGGTCGCCGTCGCCCCACAGGTCGTCGCGGGCCGGCCAGGCCGGAAAGGGCCGGGCATCCCAGGTCCACAGGGCCTGGGTCTCGACCATCGGCCCGCCATAGAGGGCTGAGACGGGGTTGGTGGCGCCGCGCCAGTGGCGCAGCCAGGCTTCCAGCCCGGCGCGCTGGATCACGTCGTCGCGCGTGCCGGCGGAGAAATGCGGCAGGGCGCTTTCCGCCGATTTGGGATCATAGAAGACATTGGGCTGGTTGGTGCCCTTGTCGATGCTGGGAATACCCAGCTCGGTGAACCAGATCGGCTTGGCCAGGGGTACCCAGGCGGTGGGCATTGCCGCCTCCACCCCGCCGGGCCGGTCGTAATGTGCGTTCGACCACCAGCCGCGCAGGTCCTTGGGCCGGAAGACCCAGGGCTTGCCATAGGTGCCGTCGCTGATCGGCGTGCGGCTCTGCCCCGCGCGGTCGCCAGGGGTGGCATAGAACCAGTCGAAGTATTCGCCGGCTTCGACATTGCCCGCGAGGTAGGCGGGATCATGGGGTGCCCGCACGCCGGCGGCGTAATCGAGATGATCGGCGCCGTCGCGCCAGTCGCTGAGCGGCAGGTAGTTGTCGATGCCGACGAAATCGATATGGCCGTCGGCCCACAGCGGATCGAGGTGGAAGAAGACGTCGCCGCTGCCGTCCGCCGGCTGGTGGCCGAAATACTCCGACCAGTCCGCGGCATAGGACAGTTTCACGCCGCCGCCCAGAATGGCGCGGCAATCGGCGGCCAGGGCCTGCAGGTGCCCGACGAAGGGAAAGCTGGCGGCATCGCTGCGCAAGGCAGTCAGGCCGCGCAGTTCCGAGCCGATCAGGAAGCCGGTCACGGCGCCGGCATCCAGCGCATTCACCGCCGCCGCCAGCCTTGCATAATGCAGGATCAGGCGCCGCCACGACCACTCGTCGGGCCCGCTGTAACCGACCGAGACAGCATTGTCGCCGCCGACCGAAACCGAGACCTGGCCCGCCGTCACCGCGCCGACGAAGGCCGCGACCTGTGCTTCGACCCCGATGCTCTTGTCCGGGCTGCCGGCAAAGCCCGGCGCCGGCGAACAGGTGATGCGTCCGCGCCAGGGATAGGCTGCCTGCCCGACCCCTGATGCGCCATCGGAATACGGATCGGGCAGCACATTGCCAGCCGGCACATCCATGAACAGGAAGGGGTAGAGCACAACCTCGTAGCCCCGCGCCGCAAGATCCCGGATCGCCCGCACCACGGACTCGTCCGACGGCGTGCCGCCATAGGCGATGCGGCCGTCGAGGGCATTGATCGAGACGATCGGCACCTGGCCGCGATGGTGGCCGTGGACCCGCCATTCGATGCCGGCGCGCCCGGCGAAGGAATACTTCAATGCCGTCTCGGCCCGCGGCATGATTCGGCAATAGCCGCAGCGCAGGTCGTCGCCGAACCAGCCCACCACCAGGAACACCTTGGTGACATTGGGCAGGCTGGCCGCCAGATCGTCCAGCGCCGCATGCCAGTCGGCCCGGGCATCGGTCGCGCTGCGGTTCTGGGGCGCCTGCGCCCCCGCCGCGATCGCCCGCGCGCCGGCCGTGACCACCCGCGTGTCGTAGGCGAACTCGCCCGCACCCGGGATCAGGGTCACCGCCTGGGCCAGATCCTCGATGCTGTCGCCGCCCGGCCGCCCGATGCGCCGGCACAGTTCGAAGGCCAGTTGCGGCAGGCGGTTGCCGAAACGCTCCAGGCCCAGGTTCTCGAACACCACATAGGCGGTGCCGCGATAGGCCGGCGCCGCGCCCTCGATGCCCTCGATCAACGGGTCGGGCAACTGGTCGGCGGCGCCGGGATAGAAGCGCCAGGTGACGCCGGTCAGGTCCAGCGGCTTGCCGTCGGCCCAGACCCGCCCCAGGCGATCGACCGGCCCC
This DNA window, taken from Oleomonas cavernae, encodes the following:
- a CDS encoding baseplate multidomain protein megatron gives rise to the protein MATLVLTAAVSSFAAGAPGWVLAATAVAGAVIDSYLFAPPSTRREGPRLTDLQVQASAEGAPIPDMAGRLRLGGQVIWAAKFREVASTQKVGGGKGGGGGAQKTTTYAYYASFAVALCEGPVDRLGRVWADGKPLDLTGVTWRFYPGAADQLPDPLIEGIEGAAPAYRGTAYVVFENLGLERFGNRLPQLAFELCRRIGRPGGDSIEDLAQAVTLIPGAGEFAYDTRVVTAGARAIAAGAQAPQNRSATDARADWHAALDDLAASLPNVTKVFLVVGWFGDDLRCGYCRIMPRAETALKYSFAGRAGIEWRVHGHHRGQVPIVSINALDGRIAYGGTPSDESVVRAIRDLAARGYEVVLYPFLFMDVPAGNVLPDPYSDGASGVGQAAYPWRGRITCSPAPGFAGSPDKSIGVEAQVAAFVGAVTAGQVSVSVGGDNAVSVGYSGPDEWSWRRLILHYARLAAAVNALDAGAVTGFLIGSELRGLTALRSDAASFPFVGHLQALAADCRAILGGGVKLSYAADWSEYFGHQPADGSGDVFFHLDPLWADGHIDFVGIDNYLPLSDWRDGADHLDYAAGVRAPHDPAYLAGNVEAGEYFDWFYATPGDRAGQSRTPISDGTYGKPWVFRPKDLRGWWSNAHYDRPGGVEAAMPTAWVPLAKPIWFTELGIPSIDKGTNQPNVFYDPKSAESALPHFSAGTRDDVIQRAGLEAWLRHWRGATNPVSALYGGPMVETQALWTWDARPFPAWPARDDLWGDGDLWPLGHWLNGKVGFADLAGLVAHLCARVGLGPDDIDVSALHAVVPGYLRDRPLSPRGEVEALMQAFGFDAVESAGVLRFLPRGQGAGIALATDDLVAEARPQDDLALTRGQETDLPVEISVGFSDLARDFRTSAITSRRLVGGAAGRAALSLPLVLDEEQARGIAERLLIEAWTGRNTARFGLAPSHLALDPGDILRLDTDAGPATYRITRVSDDRQRTVEAIGVEPSARPAGLAGGRPVGGETLPPPLGLALAFLDLPLLTETALPHAAWVAASSVPAAPVAVMDSVAGDSFALDTVLPVSATMGETLYDFYNGPTDFWDEGNVLGVELYGGTLAAADREALLAGPVNALALRNGDGDWEIVQFAQVKLLAPRRYNLSGLLRGRLGTEQAMRAPLAAGAAVVLLDGALRQLDMGLAERHLERYYRWGPAALPMTDPAWAAASFTPRAVGLRPYAPVHVAGVRDGAGNLAITWVRRTRLGGAWADLGDVALGEEVEAYEVDILDGAGPAVKRTIAVTAPAAGYSAAQAMADFGYVPAAVVVRVAQVSTLYGRGLAATATI